The following nucleotide sequence is from Streptomyces leeuwenhoekii.
GTGCCCGCGCCCCGGCCCGTCCCCGATGGTCGAACGCGTCCACCGCCGCGTTCACCGGGTTCATTCGGTCCAGCACCCGCTCGGCCTTGTCCGCGCGCAGCAGCCATCGGTCGGTGGCCGCCTCGGCCTGGGGAAACACGACCGGCCTCAGACGGTCCGGAGGCGTCGGTACCCCCTCGCCGCTCTCCACCACATGGCAATCCACCAGCCGTTCCCCTGCGGGAAGGGCGGCCCCTGCCCGCCTGACGGCCTCGCGGGCGACGGCATGTCGATCGGGCCCCGAGATCCACGCCCTGAAGCCCGACCAGGAAAGTACCTCCGAGAACTTCACCCGAATACTTCTCTCACCGTTTTACCGGAAAAGCGCCGGTTATTCATTCTTTCGTCGAAGCTTTGAGGCTCCGGACGCCTTGCATTTTCAGACACCTCTTCGGCAAGCGCTGGCGATCCTTCCAGCATCGACCCTGTGACAGCACCGGCGGGATCGACCCCGAGTACACCCTTGGCGATGGATTTCCCTTGCGCCCACGCCACATACTGAGCGATGTCGGCTGCCTCAGGCGTCTCACCCCTGCGAACACTGCCCAGAATGCGCCATTTCGCCCCTTTCCATTCCTTGATTTTCGCACGGTCGAGGCTCCGCAAGTAGCGGCGGAGTCGTGAGAGTTTCGCAAGAGCTCTGGTCTGCTTCGCAAGATCGGCCAACTTATCGGCCAGTTTGGCCGCAATCCTCGTCGCCTTGGCGGCCCGGTAGGCCACGTTCGCGGCACCGGCCAGTGGACCGATCGCAGCCGCAGCCCCCGCGGTAAGCAGCGAAAGGATCGCTGTTGTTGCCGCAGTGACCATAAGGGCCTCCACGATCTCCACGAGAAGATCAGTCATGGCTTGCTCGGCGACTTCACACGCCGACGCTGCAACTTCCAATAACTCCGCGATAGTGATCGCGTCTTCAGCTTCACTCAGGAGAGCCTGCTCGAACTCGACCATGGTTTGACTGAAGCCAACGGAAGCGTCACTTTCCCAGGCCCGCTCGACAGCCTTCCGTTCCGCGACGAGGTCGTCAACGACGCCTTGCAGATCACGAGCGGCACTGCGCCAGTGGTCCGCCGTCTCTTTCAACTGCGCGCTGTCGCCAGTAACCCAGTCAAACCACTCGTCGGCGCCACACTGTTTGAGCACTCCCTTGATGACCTCGTCGAGTGTCGAGGCGATCGGGTTGCTCCAGTCCAACGTGTAACTGACGCGATCCAGAACGCCAGTCGCGGCCTGTCCGACGCCCATCAGGAGTTACCTCCGAAGCTACGCGTCGTCTCATCCTCGTTGACGTCATAGTTGTCCGCAGAACCACGCATCGCCTGAGCCACAGTGTCCAGAGTTTCCGCCGACGTCTCCAGATCCTCGCCCGACTGTTCCATCTGCTCCGTGTAGCCGGCCCGCAAGTCGTTCGACGCGGGCAACTGCCCGAAAACTCCGTCCGGCAGATGCAATCCCGATGTCCGCCGTCGAATCTGACGGAGACGCTCGGCCGCATGCTCGGCAGCGTCGGCGTAGCGTCGCAACGCTTCCGTCTCAACGTTCGTCCCCTGCCCCACGAATCCCCCGATGTTGAATGATGAAATTGGCCACGGGCGCCGATGCCGACTGGGCCCCACCGGTCAAAGGGAGCCCCGCCGCTCGCTGCCCGCGACAGACAACCAAGCTCTGTCAGTCGTCTGAGGCTAGCAAAGATGGCTATGCGGGTCAGCGGAAAGGGCATGTGCATCAATTCCGTACGGCAAGTCTTGCCCGCCGCTGTGATGACGGGCGTACCCTGCACCACTGGACGAGGCGGATCCGCTCTCGCTCAGTGCGCGCAGCCGCGCCGGTTACCGGATCGACAGCGACGCTGGCCCGGCCCGTCTCCCACAGAGCTTCTTCCACGAGCTCGGCCTCTCTCTCATCGGGGCCGCCACGCCCTCGCCCTAATGGTGCCGCCGCAGCGGTACCCACCGCGCAGAACGGCGATTTCCCGGCCCTCGTCACGGGCTTCCCCGCTAAGTTGCGCCGCCCACCGCGTGGCCGCATCGGTGTCGCCTACGCACGCAGCTCGGCGGTGAAGGACCGGAAAAGGATCGGTCCGGTCACAGCGCCTGGGGTCGTTAGACGCCAGGCCCAGAACGGCCGGTCGGCGGTGATCGGTCCGGTGGCCGCGGGCACACCGGAGCGTAGGCCGGGGTGCCGACCTCGGATGGTGGACCACCGCGGCCAGCCGCGAGCCAGTACCCGCAACCCGTCATGACGACGACAGGCGCTGGGTGCTGTCAGCCGGTGGCCAGGGGCCCGGCGAAGGAGCGGCGGCAGTGGAGCAGCAGTTCGCGCAGGGCCGGGCTCTTGGACGGGGCGGAGACCAGGGCCAGCACTCCGGGGATGTCGGCGTCCGTGAGGGCCACGGTCCGCAGCCCGTCGTGACCGGTGGTCATGGACGCGGACAGGACGGCGGCGCCGAGGCCGCGGGCGGCCAGGTCGAGTACGGCATCGGGTGCGCTCGCCTCCAGGGAGACGGCCGGGGTCAGGCCGCGCGCCGCGGCGGTCCGCTCGAGCACCGTCCGGATGCCGGTGCCCCGCGGCAGGCAGACCAGCGGGTGGGCGCACAGCTCGGCGAGGGTGACCTCGCCGTGTGCTGCCAGCGGATGGCCCGGCGGCACCGCGGCGGCGATCGGCTCGCTGACGATCTGCCAGCCGTCCAGGTCCTCGGGCGGCCGGCCGGCGGCCCCGATCAGGGCCAGGTCGACGCTCCCCTTACGCACCTGCTCCACGAGCCGGTCGGAGTCGTCCTCCACCAGGCTGATCTCCACCCCGGGGTGGGCGCGGTGGAACCCGGACAGCGCGTCGAAGAGCGGGGTGACGGTGCACGCCCTGACCATGCCCACCACGACCCTGCCCCGGACCAGCCCGTTCACCTCGTCGACGGCCCGGCGCAGCGCCTCCGCCGCGGCCAGTACGGAACGCGCGTGGTCGCGGACGACCTCGCCGACCGCGGTCAGTTCGGCCTGGCGGCCGGACCGGTCGACGAGCACGGCCCCCAGGTCGTCCTCGAGCCCGCGTATCCGTGCGCTGATCCCGGGCTGGCTGATGTGCATCCGCTCGGCGGCCCGGGTGAAGTTGCGCTCCTCGGCGACGGCGAGGAAGTACGCCAACTGCCTCAGTTCCATAACTGGAGATTCTAGTTGCGATCAGAACAATCGCTTGGACTTATCGGCCGAGGGCGTCGCAGACTCGTGTCGTCGCAGGCATCGCAGTCGTCGCAGACATCAGTCATTCCAGTTCGTCAGTCATTCCAGTTCGTCAGTCCTCCCAGTACGTCAGTCGTCCCAGTCATCAGTCGTCCCAGTCGTCAGTCGTCGCAGTCGGAGTACAGAGAGGGACAGCCGTGTCGGTTCAGGAGAAGGCCATGCAGCCGGAGGATCTCACCCGTCTGTTCGTCGAGCGCGCCAACGCCGGTGACGCCGCCGGTCTCGCCGCCCTGTACGAGGAGGAGGCGGTGATGGCCTACCCGCCCGGCAGCGTCACGGTGGGCCGGGAGAACATTCGCAGGCTGTTCGAGAAGATGCTGGCCCAGGCGCCGCGCTTCGAGCCGGAGCCGCCGCTTCCGACGCTGGTCCAGGGGGATATCGCCCTGACGTCGACCCCGCCCTCGGACGGTGCGGGCGCGCGTGCGCAGGTGGTCCGGCGCCAGCCCGACGGGAGCTGGCTGCGCGTCATCGATCAGCCGGAGTTCCGTACGCCCCGCGGCTGAGACCGTCCGCGGGGGCGGGACGGACGCCGGTGCGGCCCGCCCCGCCAGGAGAACCCGACCGGCCCCACCCGCCGGGTGACGTCCGGGCGGGCGGGGCCGGAAAAGCGGGACGGGTCAGGCCGTGGCCGGTGCGTCCGCGACGAGGGTGACGTCCTGCCCGTGCACCGCGTGGAAGGCGGGCAGTGGCAGGAAGCCGAAGGGGCGCAGTTCCATCACGGTGGTCTGGACACGGGCCGTGCCGGGCGTCATCGAGGCCGATGAGGGCCTGCCGGAGTTGACCCAGCGCCGCTCCACGCCGTCGCACACCGCGCGGGTCCCGCCGATGTTGTGGCGCGTGCTCGAAGAGCCTTGCGCCACGGAGGAGCTGACGAAGACCGGGCCGGTGCTGCCGGTGCAGCGGTAGGTGCCGGAGAGGGTGATGGTGCCGTCGGCGGCGATGCGGCCCGTGGGGTCGACGGTGACGGACTCGGCCGGGGCCGTGGAGGCGGCACCGGCGGTGGGGGCCGCCGTCAGGAGCAGGGCGGCGCCGGCCGACGCGGCGAGGACGGCGAGGACGGGACGTACGGGCATGGAAGGACCTCCCGGAGATGGGGGACGGGATTCCCGTGGGGGCTTCCACTGGTACCCGGCGGGCGGTCCGGCCGCCGTGATCCTCACCCCTTCGGTGGCGAGTCCGCGTCGGCGGCCGGAAGGACTCCCCCGCGACGCCCGGCCTGCCGGAACACCGGGAGGTGCCGCCCGGCGCACCGCTCAGGCCAGGACCGCGAACCCGTCGAGCTCCACCATCGCCCGCTCGTCCCACAGGCGTACGACCTGTACGACCGCCATGGCCGGGTAGTCCCGCCCCGCCAGCCGCCGCCAGACGCGTCCCAGCTCGCGGGCGTGGGCGCGGTAGGCGTCGACGTCGGTGGCGTAGACGGTGACGCGGGCCAGGTCGGCGGGGGTGCCGCCGGCCGCGCGCAGGGCGGCGAGGAGGTTGTCGAGGGCCTTGGCGAACTGCTCGGGGAGGGTGTCACCGGTGATCTCGCCGCCCGCGTCGAGGGCGGTCTGGCCGGCCAGGAAGACGATCCGGGAGCCGGTGGCGACGACGGCGTGGGAGAA
It contains:
- a CDS encoding WXG100 family type VII secretion target produces the protein MGVGQAATGVLDRVSYTLDWSNPIASTLDEVIKGVLKQCGADEWFDWVTGDSAQLKETADHWRSAARDLQGVVDDLVAERKAVERAWESDASVGFSQTMVEFEQALLSEAEDAITIAELLEVAASACEVAEQAMTDLLVEIVEALMVTAATTAILSLLTAGAAAAIGPLAGAANVAYRAAKATRIAAKLADKLADLAKQTRALAKLSRLRRYLRSLDRAKIKEWKGAKWRILGSVRRGETPEAADIAQYVAWAQGKSIAKGVLGVDPAGAVTGSMLEGSPALAEEVSENARRPEPQSFDERMNNRRFSGKTVREVFG
- a CDS encoding LysR family transcriptional regulator; protein product: MELRQLAYFLAVAEERNFTRAAERMHISQPGISARIRGLEDDLGAVLVDRSGRQAELTAVGEVVRDHARSVLAAAEALRRAVDEVNGLVRGRVVVGMVRACTVTPLFDALSGFHRAHPGVEISLVEDDSDRLVEQVRKGSVDLALIGAAGRPPEDLDGWQIVSEPIAAAVPPGHPLAAHGEVTLAELCAHPLVCLPRGTGIRTVLERTAAARGLTPAVSLEASAPDAVLDLAARGLGAAVLSASMTTGHDGLRTVALTDADIPGVLALVSAPSKSPALRELLLHCRRSFAGPLATG
- a CDS encoding YybH family protein; translation: MQPEDLTRLFVERANAGDAAGLAALYEEEAVMAYPPGSVTVGRENIRRLFEKMLAQAPRFEPEPPLPTLVQGDIALTSTPPSDGAGARAQVVRRQPDGSWLRVIDQPEFRTPRG
- a CDS encoding DUF6299 family protein; the encoded protein is MPVRPVLAVLAASAGAALLLTAAPTAGAASTAPAESVTVDPTGRIAADGTITLSGTYRCTGSTGPVFVSSSVAQGSSSTRHNIGGTRAVCDGVERRWVNSGRPSSASMTPGTARVQTTVMELRPFGFLPLPAFHAVHGQDVTLVADAPATA
- a CDS encoding RidA family protein, translated to MTAERLNPSGLAPPAGFSHAVVATGSRIVFLAGQTALDAGGEITGDTLPEQFAKALDNLLAALRAAGGTPADLARVTVYATDVDAYRAHARELGRVWRRLAGRDYPAMAVVQVVRLWDERAMVELDGFAVLA